Proteins encoded together in one Microbacterium sp. zg-Y625 window:
- a CDS encoding CsbD family protein, with protein sequence MGIGDDMKHKAEELKGKAKEGVGKATDDKSLESEGHMDQAKGKGKQAVDDVKDAFTDK encoded by the coding sequence ATGGGCATCGGAGATGACATGAAGCACAAGGCCGAAGAGCTGAAGGGCAAGGCCAAGGAGGGCGTCGGCAAGGCGACCGACGACAAGTCTCTCGAGTCAGAGGGCCACATGGACCAGGCCAAGGGCAAGGGCAAGCAGGCCGTCGATGACGTCAAGGACGCCTTCACCGACAAGTAA
- a CDS encoding PRC and DUF2382 domain-containing protein — MISSHDIASLIGRHVVDEEGHKVGTVGQVFVDPHTGNPNWVTVKTGLFGSSESFVPLEQAAEVEGELRIPYDKDAVKHAPRFDSDAELTHRQEEELYAYYALRDAPDSDSDSGSEGGHGHHGTHEHEHGDRTHAHEHKHDGDHDHDHDHDHDDSQAEANDRAGSTSAATPPPSAGDVETVDGGTVAPAPVADGGLRLRRYVVTEQVTVSVPVAREEVRLEPESPTGSASDDDAGTPPTNR; from the coding sequence ATGATCAGCTCCCACGACATCGCCAGCCTCATCGGACGCCACGTCGTCGACGAAGAGGGCCACAAGGTCGGCACGGTCGGCCAGGTGTTCGTCGATCCCCACACGGGGAACCCCAACTGGGTGACGGTGAAGACGGGATTGTTCGGCTCGTCGGAGTCGTTCGTGCCGCTGGAGCAGGCCGCCGAGGTCGAGGGCGAACTGCGCATCCCCTACGACAAGGATGCCGTCAAGCACGCTCCCCGGTTCGACTCGGACGCGGAGCTCACCCACCGCCAGGAGGAGGAGCTGTACGCCTATTACGCCCTCCGCGACGCGCCGGACAGCGATTCCGATTCGGGGTCCGAGGGCGGCCACGGGCACCACGGCACGCACGAGCACGAGCACGGCGACCGCACGCACGCGCACGAGCACAAGCACGACGGCGATCACGATCACGATCACGATCACGATCACGACGATTCCCAGGCCGAGGCGAACGATCGCGCCGGCTCGACTTCGGCTGCGACTCCGCCGCCGTCGGCGGGAGACGTCGAGACGGTGGACGGCGGAACCGTCGCTCCTGCGCCGGTTGCCGACGGCGGCTTGCGGCTGCGGCGCTACGTCGTGACCGAGCAGGTGACGGTGAGCGTTCCCGTCGCCCGCGAAGAAGTGCGGCTCGAACCAGAGTCGCCTACCGGATCGGCATCCGATGACGATGCCGGCACACCCCCCACGAACCGCTGA
- the rplM gene encoding 50S ribosomal protein L13 codes for MTRTYTPKAGEIQREWLVIDATDVVLGRLASHAAALLRGKHKPTFVNHMDSGDFVIIVNADKVALTGQKLQKKRAYRHSGYPGGLKSVAYEELLEKNPERAVEKAVRGMLPKNSIGRQQLSKLKVYRGAEHPHSAQQPKTYTLDQVAQ; via the coding sequence GTGACGCGCACTTACACCCCCAAGGCTGGCGAGATCCAGCGCGAGTGGCTGGTCATCGACGCAACCGACGTCGTCCTCGGCCGCCTCGCCTCGCACGCCGCCGCGCTTCTGCGTGGCAAGCACAAGCCCACCTTCGTCAACCACATGGACTCCGGTGACTTCGTCATCATCGTCAACGCCGACAAGGTCGCGCTGACGGGTCAGAAGCTGCAGAAGAAGCGGGCGTACCGCCACTCGGGTTACCCGGGCGGCCTCAAGTCCGTCGCCTACGAGGAGCTGCTCGAGAAGAACCCCGAGCGCGCCGTCGAGAAGGCCGTGCGCGGCATGCTGCCCAAGAACAGCATCGGTCGCCAGCAGCTGTCGAAGCTGAAGGTCTACCGCGGTGCCGAGCACCCGCACTCGGCGCAGCAGCCCAAGACGTACACCCTCGACCAGGTCGCCCAGTAA
- the rpsI gene encoding 30S ribosomal protein S9 → MANIEETPQNYSTETPAEEAQAAVARPVLSVPGAAVGRRKQAIARVRLIPGSGTITVNGRTLEDYFPNKLHQQLINDPFTVLNLAGGYDVIARISGGGPSGQAGALRLGIARSLNQIDEENNRPTLKKAGFLSRDARVKERKKAGLKKARKAPQYSKR, encoded by the coding sequence ATGGCGAACATCGAAGAGACCCCGCAGAACTACTCCACTGAGACGCCCGCTGAAGAGGCCCAGGCCGCCGTCGCACGCCCCGTGCTGTCGGTCCCCGGCGCAGCGGTCGGCCGTCGCAAGCAGGCCATCGCCCGCGTGCGCCTGATCCCCGGCTCGGGCACCATCACGGTCAACGGCCGTACGCTCGAGGACTACTTCCCGAACAAGCTGCACCAGCAGCTCATCAACGACCCGTTCACGGTGCTGAACCTCGCCGGTGGCTACGACGTCATCGCCCGCATCTCGGGCGGTGGCCCCTCGGGCCAGGCCGGCGCCCTGCGCCTCGGCATCGCTCGGTCGCTGAACCAGATCGACGAAGAGAACAACCGCCCGACCCTGAAGAAGGCCGGCTTCCTCTCGCGCGACGCTCGCGTCAAGGAGCGCAAGAAGGCCGGTCTCAAGAAGGCCCGCAAGGCGCCTCAGTACTCGAAGCGCTGA
- the glmM gene encoding phosphoglucosamine mutase: MALFGTDGVRGLANGPLTADLALSLAQATAVVLGQGRIAEARRRAGKRLTAVVARDPRISGEFLSAAVSAGLASSGVDVLDAGVLPTPAAAFLVADRDADFGVMVSASHNPAPDNGIKIFARGGSKLPDEVEARIEAAMAGPKLQPTGGDVGRIARFADAEDRYVVHLLGSLPYRLDGLHVVLDCAHGAASGVSPETFRDAGARVTVIGADPNGININDGVGSTHLDVLAGEVVRVGADLGIAHDGDADRCLAVDAAGKVVDGDQIMAILALSMKRRGRLKDDTLVATVMSNLGLHRAMAEHGIRVEQTGVGDRYVLERMAAGGFSLGGEQSGHVIMSEFATTGDGLLTGLHLAAEVARTGRTLTELASVMTVYPQVLVNVTGVDRTRVNDDEGVQTAVAQAAASLGLSGRVLLRASGTEQLVRVMVEAETADTATAVAARLADVVRDRLALPV; encoded by the coding sequence ATGGCGCTGTTCGGTACGGACGGTGTGCGGGGGCTGGCCAACGGCCCCCTCACCGCCGACCTCGCGCTCTCCCTGGCCCAGGCGACTGCTGTCGTCCTGGGCCAGGGGCGTATTGCGGAGGCCCGGCGCCGGGCGGGCAAGCGGCTCACCGCCGTCGTCGCCCGCGACCCCCGGATATCGGGGGAGTTCCTCTCGGCCGCCGTGTCGGCGGGCCTGGCCTCGTCCGGTGTCGACGTGCTCGACGCCGGCGTGCTGCCGACCCCGGCGGCGGCGTTCCTCGTCGCCGACCGCGACGCCGACTTCGGCGTCATGGTGTCGGCGTCGCACAACCCCGCGCCCGACAACGGCATCAAGATCTTCGCCCGCGGCGGATCGAAGCTGCCCGACGAGGTGGAAGCGCGCATCGAGGCGGCCATGGCCGGCCCGAAGCTGCAGCCCACCGGCGGCGACGTCGGGCGCATCGCCCGCTTCGCCGACGCAGAGGACCGCTACGTCGTGCACCTGCTCGGCTCGCTTCCGTATCGTCTCGATGGCCTGCACGTCGTGCTGGACTGCGCCCACGGCGCGGCATCCGGTGTGTCGCCGGAGACCTTCCGGGATGCCGGTGCTCGCGTCACCGTCATCGGCGCGGACCCGAACGGCATCAACATCAACGACGGCGTCGGCTCGACGCACCTCGATGTGCTCGCCGGTGAAGTCGTGCGCGTGGGGGCCGACCTCGGCATCGCCCACGACGGCGACGCCGACCGCTGCCTCGCCGTCGACGCCGCGGGCAAGGTGGTCGACGGCGATCAGATCATGGCGATCCTCGCGCTGTCGATGAAGCGCCGCGGTCGCCTCAAGGACGACACGCTCGTCGCGACGGTCATGAGCAACCTGGGCCTGCACCGGGCAATGGCCGAGCATGGCATCCGCGTCGAGCAGACCGGGGTGGGCGACCGCTACGTGCTGGAGCGCATGGCCGCGGGCGGGTTCTCGCTGGGCGGCGAGCAGTCCGGGCACGTCATCATGAGCGAGTTCGCCACGACCGGCGACGGCCTGCTGACCGGCCTGCACCTTGCCGCCGAGGTGGCGCGCACCGGGCGCACGCTGACCGAGCTGGCATCGGTGATGACGGTGTACCCGCAGGTGCTCGTCAACGTCACCGGCGTCGACCGCACGCGGGTGAACGACGACGAGGGCGTGCAGACGGCGGTCGCGCAGGCGGCGGCATCGCTGGGGCTGTCGGGTCGCGTGCTGCTGCGCGCGTCGGGCACCGAGCAGCTGGTGCGCGTGATGGTCGAGGCCGAGACGGCCGACACCGCGACGGCGGTGGCCGCGAGGCTGGCAGACGTCGTGCGCGACAGGCTGGCACTTCCCGTCTGA
- a CDS encoding DUF4062 domain-containing protein has product MDAAKPSIRTPDQRIRVFISSTLRELEPERRAVRAVVERLHLAPVMFELGARPHPPRALYRSYLQQSDIFLGLYWERYGWVAPDEEISGLEDEYRLSTALPSLIYIKEPAPQREDRLAGLLDAIRSDDRTSYKSFQTPEELADLVLADIATLLAERFDAAGTHPGPAPEPAPQPAPGPAPAPPRPPASDPTPTGALALPGGIPAPYTALVGREREMDAARALLSHPSTRILTLTGPGGVGKSRLAIELASDAAASGRDVAFAALESVPSPQGVITAIARALGVRDVGDEPLETKVKAAIVDRDVLLVVDNMEHVLAASDVLVRLVTAAPRLQLLVTSRSPLRVRAEQVFEVRPLHTPAAGTLDDEIAAESPAVSLFVQRARAVRPSFRLTPQNAAAVVEISRVLEGIPLAIELAAARARLLSPQQTLDRLDSALTLLVDGARDLPDRQRTLARTIEWSVDLLDERLRHALGALGAFTGTFTLTTAEQALAEVGVDDPLGALEALVDASLLTRIEHGDDAAFRMLGLVRAYARELPSAEDAERNERAWIRAYRTAAEEAAHRLRGPAQVESLAFLELETENLAAVMRALLDAEDLDAAADYAWHLYLFLWLHGYLGLVQNWMRELLDTAERDGIALPPRTRAIALYYVNAVRFWQESDYDPLPGLISSRDRFLEVGDPAGAALAGVSVGLALLAGAPQPDVSRAQDELETAYARFVVAQDTWGEAMSLIMLGRLALATGSLASARERFEASLARAQAQGERLGIVIAQNHRGWARLLAGDTDGGTADFTTSFELSVLLGHDDGIAYGLETFVAVHAARGDVVAAGRLLGAAERLRRRTGLGNRGAFDYHTAPLQALRDAGKGDELDAAVAEGREMSVAEVLSLVGR; this is encoded by the coding sequence ATGGATGCTGCGAAGCCTTCGATTCGCACGCCCGACCAGCGCATCCGGGTCTTCATCAGTTCCACCCTGAGGGAGCTCGAGCCTGAGCGCCGCGCCGTGCGGGCTGTCGTCGAGCGACTTCATCTGGCACCGGTCATGTTCGAGCTCGGCGCGCGCCCTCACCCGCCCCGCGCCCTGTACCGCTCGTACCTGCAGCAGTCCGACATCTTCCTCGGGCTGTACTGGGAGCGCTACGGCTGGGTCGCTCCCGACGAGGAGATCTCCGGACTCGAGGACGAGTACCGGCTCTCGACCGCACTGCCGTCGCTCATCTACATCAAGGAGCCGGCGCCCCAGCGCGAGGACCGTCTCGCGGGCCTCCTCGACGCCATCCGCTCCGACGACCGCACGTCCTACAAGTCGTTCCAGACCCCCGAAGAACTCGCCGATCTCGTGCTCGCCGACATCGCGACGCTGCTGGCCGAGCGCTTCGACGCCGCCGGCACCCACCCCGGCCCGGCGCCCGAACCGGCGCCCCAACCGGCGCCCGGCCCCGCACCCGCACCCCCACGACCCCCGGCATCCGACCCCACCCCCACCGGCGCACTCGCGCTGCCCGGCGGCATCCCGGCGCCCTACACGGCGCTGGTCGGGCGCGAGCGGGAGATGGATGCCGCGCGTGCGCTGCTGTCCCACCCGAGCACCCGGATCCTCACCCTTACCGGCCCCGGCGGGGTCGGCAAGTCGCGCCTGGCGATCGAGCTCGCCTCGGATGCCGCTGCCTCCGGCCGCGACGTCGCCTTCGCAGCCCTGGAGTCGGTGCCGAGCCCGCAGGGCGTGATCACCGCGATCGCGCGCGCGCTGGGCGTGCGGGACGTCGGCGACGAGCCGCTGGAGACGAAGGTGAAGGCGGCGATCGTCGACCGCGACGTGCTGCTCGTGGTCGACAACATGGAACACGTGCTGGCGGCATCCGATGTGCTCGTGCGCCTCGTGACGGCCGCCCCGCGCCTGCAGCTGCTCGTGACCAGCCGGTCGCCGCTGCGCGTGCGGGCCGAGCAGGTCTTCGAGGTCCGCCCGCTGCACACGCCCGCCGCCGGCACCCTCGACGACGAGATCGCGGCCGAGTCACCGGCGGTGTCGCTGTTCGTCCAGCGCGCTCGGGCGGTGCGTCCGTCCTTCCGTCTCACGCCCCAGAACGCCGCCGCCGTGGTCGAGATCAGCCGCGTTCTGGAAGGCATCCCGCTCGCGATCGAGCTGGCCGCCGCGCGGGCGCGCCTGCTGAGTCCCCAGCAGACGCTCGACCGGCTGGATTCCGCGCTGACCCTGCTGGTCGACGGGGCCCGTGACCTTCCCGACCGGCAGCGCACCCTCGCCCGCACCATCGAGTGGAGCGTCGACCTGCTCGATGAGCGCTTGCGCCACGCCCTCGGCGCCCTGGGCGCGTTCACCGGCACGTTCACCCTCACGACGGCCGAGCAGGCGCTGGCCGAGGTCGGCGTCGACGATCCGCTCGGGGCGCTGGAAGCCCTCGTGGATGCCAGCCTGCTCACCCGCATCGAGCACGGTGACGACGCGGCGTTCCGCATGCTGGGGCTCGTGCGCGCGTACGCCCGGGAGCTGCCGTCCGCCGAAGACGCCGAGCGCAACGAACGGGCCTGGATCCGCGCCTACCGGACGGCGGCGGAAGAAGCCGCGCACCGCCTGCGGGGCCCCGCCCAGGTGGAGAGCCTGGCGTTCCTCGAACTCGAGACCGAGAACCTCGCGGCCGTCATGCGGGCGCTGCTGGACGCCGAAGACCTGGATGCCGCGGCCGACTACGCCTGGCACCTGTACCTGTTCCTCTGGCTGCACGGGTACCTGGGCCTCGTCCAGAACTGGATGAGGGAGCTGCTCGACACGGCCGAGCGCGACGGCATCGCGCTGCCGCCGCGCACGAGGGCGATCGCCCTGTATTACGTCAATGCCGTGCGGTTCTGGCAGGAGTCCGACTACGACCCCCTGCCCGGGCTCATCTCCAGCCGGGACCGGTTCCTCGAGGTGGGCGATCCCGCCGGAGCCGCCCTCGCGGGGGTGTCGGTGGGGCTCGCGCTGCTGGCCGGCGCGCCGCAGCCCGACGTCTCGCGCGCACAGGACGAGCTCGAAACCGCCTACGCGCGCTTCGTCGTGGCACAGGACACGTGGGGCGAGGCGATGTCCCTGATCATGCTCGGCCGTCTCGCTCTGGCCACGGGGTCACTGGCATCCGCCCGCGAACGGTTCGAGGCGAGTCTCGCGCGCGCGCAGGCGCAGGGCGAGCGGCTCGGCATCGTCATCGCACAGAACCACCGCGGGTGGGCGCGCCTGCTCGCCGGCGACACCGACGGCGGCACCGCCGACTTCACGACGAGCTTCGAGCTGTCGGTGCTGCTCGGCCACGACGACGGCATCGCCTACGGACTCGAGACCTTCGTCGCGGTGCACGCGGCACGGGGCGACGTGGTTGCCGCCGGGCGGCTGCTGGGCGCGGCGGAACGCCTGCGACGCCGAACCGGGCTCGGCAACCGCGGCGCCTTCGACTACCACACCGCCCCGCTGCAGGCCCTCCGCGATGCGGGCAAGGGCGACGAGCTGGATGCCGCGGTGGCGGAGGGCCGCGAGATGAGCGTGGCGGAGGTGCTGAGCCTTGTCGGACGGTGA
- a CDS encoding Ppx/GppA phosphatase family protein has translation MRLGVLDIGSNTVHLLIADVIPGGRPHATTSQRTVLRLMRYLEPDGSISDEGVAALVAAVTEARETVAREKVAELLATATSAVREAKNGKKVIARIEEALGQELQVLGGETEARFTFLAVRRWFGWSAGQILLFDIGGGSLELAAGADELPDAAASVPLGAGRMTVEYLPNDPPGEDEVERLRKHARKTLAPVAEMFAGMPRPDHVVGSSKAIRSLAKLAGYPVPGWSGIERMVLPRAALKAWIPRMARMPAEAREALPGITADRAFQIVAAAVVMHQAMKALDVEELEVSPWALREGVLLRYIESLSWSAPGS, from the coding sequence GTGCGCCTGGGAGTCCTCGACATCGGTTCGAACACCGTCCACCTGCTGATCGCCGATGTGATCCCCGGCGGCAGACCGCACGCGACGACCAGCCAGCGCACCGTCCTGCGACTGATGCGCTATCTCGAGCCCGACGGCTCGATCAGCGACGAGGGCGTGGCCGCGCTCGTGGCAGCCGTGACCGAGGCCCGCGAGACGGTGGCGCGCGAGAAGGTCGCCGAGCTGCTCGCGACCGCGACCAGCGCCGTGCGCGAGGCGAAGAACGGCAAGAAGGTGATCGCCCGCATCGAGGAGGCTCTCGGGCAGGAGCTGCAGGTGCTCGGCGGCGAGACCGAGGCGCGGTTCACGTTCCTCGCGGTGCGGCGGTGGTTCGGCTGGTCGGCCGGGCAGATCCTGCTGTTCGACATCGGCGGCGGGTCGCTCGAGCTGGCAGCGGGGGCGGACGAGCTGCCGGATGCCGCGGCATCCGTGCCGCTGGGGGCCGGGCGCATGACGGTGGAGTACCTGCCGAACGACCCGCCCGGTGAGGACGAGGTCGAGCGGCTGCGCAAGCACGCGCGCAAGACGCTCGCGCCGGTCGCGGAGATGTTCGCGGGAATGCCGAGGCCCGATCATGTGGTGGGGTCGTCCAAGGCCATCCGGTCGCTGGCGAAGCTGGCGGGGTATCCGGTACCGGGGTGGTCGGGGATCGAGCGCATGGTGCTGCCGCGCGCGGCGCTCAAGGCGTGGATCCCCCGCATGGCGCGGATGCCGGCCGAAGCACGCGAGGCCCTGCCCGGAATCACGGCGGACCGGGCGTTCCAGATCGTCGCGGCGGCGGTCGTGATGCACCAGGCGATGAAGGCGCTCGACGTCGAGGAGCTCGAGGTGAGCCCCTGGGCCCTCCGCGAGGGCGTGCTGCTGCGCTACATCGAGTCGCTGTCCTGGAGCGCCCCCGGCTCCTGA
- the coaA gene encoding type I pantothenate kinase encodes MAETTAASAAETEPEPLARELYREIDRADWARLARGVANPLSETEVVQLRGIGDRLDLDEVREVYLPLSRLLSLYAENTKRLGAEESAFLGDTDATTPFVVAVAGSVAVGKSTIARLLRELMSRWPGTPRVELVTTDGFLYPNAELERRGIMHRKGFPESYDRRALVTFLTEVKSGAAEVRAPFYSHMRYDIIPDAHVMVRRPDVVIVEGLNVLQPPPSPHDVAVSDLFDFSIYIDADAEHITQWFVDRFLALRRAAFSNPNSFFNRFAKVGDDEAVELALGFWNDINLPNLRENVELTRHRATLVLQKGADHAVERVLLRKL; translated from the coding sequence ATGGCCGAGACCACTGCCGCGAGCGCGGCCGAAACCGAGCCCGAGCCCCTCGCCCGCGAGCTCTACCGGGAGATCGACCGCGCCGACTGGGCGCGGCTGGCGCGCGGGGTGGCGAATCCGCTCAGCGAGACCGAGGTCGTGCAGCTGCGCGGCATCGGCGACCGGCTCGACCTCGACGAGGTGCGCGAGGTGTACCTGCCCCTCAGCCGGCTGCTGTCGCTGTACGCCGAGAACACCAAGCGGCTCGGTGCCGAAGAGAGCGCCTTCCTCGGCGACACCGACGCGACGACGCCGTTCGTCGTGGCGGTGGCGGGCTCCGTCGCCGTCGGCAAGTCCACCATCGCGCGACTGCTGCGCGAGCTCATGTCCCGCTGGCCTGGAACCCCGCGGGTGGAGCTGGTCACCACCGACGGCTTCCTCTACCCGAACGCCGAGCTCGAGCGCCGCGGCATCATGCACCGCAAGGGCTTTCCGGAGTCCTACGACCGCCGGGCCCTCGTCACCTTCCTCACCGAGGTCAAGAGCGGCGCGGCCGAGGTGCGGGCCCCGTTCTACTCGCACATGCGCTACGACATCATCCCCGACGCCCACGTGATGGTGCGCCGGCCCGACGTCGTGATCGTCGAGGGACTCAATGTGCTGCAGCCGCCGCCGTCCCCGCACGACGTCGCCGTCAGCGACCTCTTCGACTTCTCCATCTACATCGATGCCGACGCCGAGCACATCACGCAGTGGTTCGTCGACCGGTTCCTGGCGCTGCGCCGTGCGGCCTTCAGCAACCCGAACTCGTTCTTCAACCGGTTCGCCAAGGTCGGCGACGACGAGGCGGTCGAGCTCGCGCTGGGATTCTGGAACGACATCAACCTGCCGAACCTGCGCGAGAACGTCGAGCTCACGCGCCACCGCGCGACCCTGGTGCTGCAGAAGGGCGCCGACCACGCCGTGGAGCGTGTGCTGCTGCGCAAGCTCTGA